One window of Aliarcobacter lanthieri genomic DNA carries:
- a CDS encoding cation:proton antiporter, with translation MDHFLMTLFLAIFLATVLNIILKRFGISQIIGYILTGIILSYGFHFKGANMDSLDTISEFGIVFLMFTIGLEISIDKIKKMKEILLLNGFLQVAISAILIFVVAYFVFHLSTEVSLIVSLAFSLSSTAIVLPYLKQSKDIYTPYGERSTAILIFQDLAVIPILLLISFLTNDTLSISEVLLKTAISAAVILFFMFIFGKKIITWLLRFSADTRLEELFIGAVLSIVIGASLLAEYLGFTYSLGAFLAGMIIADTKFKIKVESDIVNLKDLLLGTFFFTVGVKIDIIYFLQNIHIVIGLFLLVMLLKALAVYIIIRRKSDKNTAIKTAIALCQVGEFSFAIFTLASNQGVMPYETANFLVLISVMSMILTPFFLNNIYKISGALATDLYESDNIEPIEARNHIIVCGFSILGRVVAKDLEDRNMNFVIVSNDLRQVQLATKLGYRAYFGNLEKESVLEALRVEKTSSIIMTINETYDKILICDALLKYYPDANIILKYESLDEKHLLADLKIKKFVHAYAEIGKLLVEEATNSCDIKHYKYD, from the coding sequence ATGGACCACTTCTTAATGACTCTGTTTTTAGCTATTTTTTTAGCTACAGTTTTAAATATTATATTAAAAAGATTCGGGATATCTCAAATTATTGGGTATATTTTAACTGGAATTATTTTATCTTATGGTTTTCATTTTAAGGGTGCAAATATGGACTCTCTTGATACGATATCAGAGTTTGGTATTGTATTTTTGATGTTTACTATTGGACTTGAAATAAGTATTGATAAAATAAAAAAGATGAAAGAAATATTACTTTTAAATGGTTTCTTACAAGTAGCAATAAGTGCAATTTTAATATTTGTAGTAGCATATTTTGTTTTTCATTTAAGTACAGAAGTATCTTTAATAGTTTCATTGGCTTTTTCATTATCATCAACAGCTATTGTTTTACCATATTTAAAACAGTCCAAAGATATTTATACACCATATGGTGAAAGAAGTACAGCAATATTGATTTTTCAAGATTTAGCAGTAATACCAATCTTACTTTTAATATCATTTTTAACAAATGATACTTTATCAATTTCAGAAGTTTTATTAAAAACGGCTATTAGTGCAGCTGTAATCTTATTTTTTATGTTTATTTTTGGTAAAAAAATCATTACTTGGTTACTTAGATTTTCAGCAGATACTAGATTAGAAGAGCTTTTTATAGGTGCAGTTTTATCAATAGTTATAGGGGCATCTCTTTTAGCTGAATATTTAGGATTTACATATTCATTAGGAGCTTTTTTAGCTGGAATGATAATAGCTGATACAAAATTTAAAATAAAAGTTGAATCAGATATTGTAAATTTAAAAGATTTACTTTTAGGAACATTCTTTTTTACAGTTGGAGTAAAGATAGATATAATATATTTTTTACAAAATATACATATTGTAATAGGGCTATTTCTACTTGTAATGCTATTAAAAGCACTAGCTGTATATATAATTATAAGAAGAAAATCAGATAAAAATACAGCTATTAAAACTGCTATTGCTCTATGTCAAGTAGGAGAGTTCTCATTTGCTATTTTTACTTTAGCTTCAAATCAAGGAGTAATGCCATATGAAACAGCAAACTTTTTAGTATTGATTTCTGTAATGTCAATGATTCTTACACCATTTTTCTTAAATAATATATATAAAATATCTGGTGCATTAGCAACAGATTTATATGAATCAGATAATATTGAACCTATAGAAGCTAGAAATCATATTATAGTTTGTGGGTTTTCTATTTTAGGAAGAGTTGTAGCAAAAGATTTAGAAGATAGAAATATGAATTTTGTGATTGTTTCAAATGATTTACGACAAGTACAATTAGCTACAAAACTTGGATATAGAGCTTATTTTGGTAATTTAGAAAAAGAGTCAGTTTTAGAAGCTTTGAGAGTTGAAAAAACTTCTAGTATTATTATGACTATAAATGAAACATATGATAAAATACTTATTTGTGATGCTTTATTAAAATATTATCCAGATGCAAATATTATTTTAAAATATGAATCTTTAGATGAAAAACATTTATTGGCGGATTTAAAAATAAAAAAATTTGTACATGCCTATGCTGAGATAGGAAAATTATTAGTTGAAGAAGCTACAAATAGTTGTGATATAAA
- a CDS encoding class I SAM-dependent methyltransferase codes for MNEIELKNIILDNLKNKNQEIKRVFHGRGNFYKDFSYLTVDSLNDTLFAIFFESSQKENSLILILEDIANTCNFSNFVVQRRYKDDDFYEVIFGEVPDNFIAIENGLKYNINFKNRNIGLFFDMKRGREYIKSISKGKSVLNLFSYTCAFSVSAIYGDALKVVNVDMSKPSLSIGRENHRINNLDTKIVKFLPYNILKSISTIKKDAPFDIVIIDPPSFQKNSFVASKDYEKIIKKLDLLTKEGSIVLACLNDPFLSSDFLIDIFKKYATNFEFLEKLDNSLEFVTNNEENSLKNLIFLKKY; via the coding sequence ATGAATGAAATAGAGTTAAAAAATATAATTTTAGATAATTTAAAAAATAAAAATCAAGAGATAAAAAGAGTTTTTCATGGAAGAGGGAATTTTTATAAAGATTTTTCTTATCTAACAGTTGATAGTTTAAATGATACTCTTTTTGCCATTTTTTTTGAAAGTAGTCAAAAAGAGAATAGTCTTATCTTAATTTTAGAAGATATCGCAAATACTTGTAATTTTTCAAATTTTGTAGTACAAAGAAGATATAAAGATGATGATTTTTATGAAGTGATTTTTGGTGAAGTTCCAGATAACTTTATTGCTATTGAAAATGGTTTAAAATATAACATAAATTTCAAAAATAGAAATATTGGATTATTCTTTGATATGAAAAGAGGAAGAGAGTATATAAAATCTATATCAAAAGGTAAAAGTGTATTAAATCTTTTTTCATATACTTGTGCTTTTAGTGTTTCAGCAATATATGGTGATGCTTTAAAAGTTGTAAATGTAGATATGTCAAAACCAAGTTTAAGTATAGGAAGAGAAAATCATAGAATAAACAATCTTGATACAAAAATAGTAAAGTTTTTACCATATAATATACTAAAATCTATATCAACAATAAAAAAAGATGCTCCTTTTGATATAGTAATTATTGATCCACCATCTTTTCAAAAAAACTCTTTTGTAGCTTCAAAAGATTATGAAAAGATTATAAAAAAACTAGATTTACTTACAAAAGAAGGTTCTATTGTACTTGCTTGTTTAAATGATCCATTTTTGAGTAGTGATTTTTTAATAGATATATTTAAAAAATATGCTACAAATTTTGAGTTTTTAGAAAAATTAGACAACTCTTTAGAATTTGTAACAAATAATGAGGAAAATTCTTTAAAAAATTTAATTTTTTTAAAAAAATATTGA